In Molothrus aeneus isolate 106 chromosome 3, BPBGC_Maene_1.0, whole genome shotgun sequence, a single genomic region encodes these proteins:
- the NDUFAF7 gene encoding protein arginine methyltransferase NDUFAF7, mitochondrial: MVLALVRRALLAGRRRLPRPAASPRFPSRPLRGHPAEPFSPLLSPPLPTAPAAAARPCSGVGGEAEAAGGAGAMLRHLARKLRASGPVTVAEYMREALTNPGQGYYTRRGGVGESGDFITSPEISQVFGELIGIWYISEWMAMGKPSTFQLVELGPGRGTLTEDILRVFKQLSSVLSKCDVSVHLVEVSPKLSEIQAVMLTGGKAQPSPEDESAYMKGISKTGIPIFWYRDIQDVPAGYSFYLAHEFFDALPIHKFQRTEKGWREVLVDIDPEVPDQLRFVLSPSRTPATQNFIQPEETRDHVEVCPEAGVIVQRLASRIEKDGGAALVADYGHDGTKTDTFRGFRNHKLHDVLSAPGTADLTADVDFSYLRKMAQGKTATLGPIKQREFLKNMGIDLRLQVLLQNSGDTATREQLLHSYDMLMNPEKMGDCFNFFALLPHHRLVHPDKKDKPESKSPLPPVAGFNELLLK; encoded by the exons ATGGTGCTGGCGCTCGTGCGCCGCGCGCTCCTGGCGGGCCGCCGGCGGCTGCCCCGTCCCGCCGCCTCTCCCCGCTTTCCCTCCCGCCCTTTGCGGGGCCACCCCGCTGAGCccttctctcccctcctctcccctcctctccccacagctccggcggcggcggcgcggccctGCTCGGGCGTGGGGGGCGAGGCGGAggcggccggcggggccggggcgatGCTGCGGCACCTGGCGCGCAAGCTGCGGGCCAGCGGGCCGGTCACGGTGGCCGAGTACATGCGGGAGGCACTCACCAACCCCGGGCAg GGTTACTACACGCGGCGCGGCGGCGTCGGCGAGAGCGGGGACTTCATCACCTCGCCTGAAATAAGCCAGGTGTTTGGAGAG TTAATAGGAATATGGTACATCAGTGAATGGATGGCCATGGGCAAACCGAGCACCTTCCAGCTGGTGGAGCTGGGCCCAGGGAGGGGCACCCTCACCGAGGACATACTGCGG GTCTtcaagcagctctcctctgttCTTAGTAAATGTGATGTCTCTGTTCATCTGGTAGAAGTGAGCCCCAAACTCAGCGAGATCCAAGCAGTGATGCTGACAGGAGGGAAGGCGCAGCCAAGCCCTGAGGATGAGTCTGCTTACATGAAAGGCATTAGCAAGActggaattcccattttttggtACAGAGACATTCAAGATGTGCCTGCAG GTTACAGCTTTTATCTAGCACATGAGTTCTTTGATGCCCTGCCAATACATAAGTTTCAG CGAACGGAGAAAGGCTGGCGTGAGGTCTTGGTTGATATTGACCCAGAAGTTCCTGACCAGCTGCGGTTTGTCCTGTCACCATCCAGGACCCCTGCAACACAAAACTTCATTCAG CCAGAAGAAACAAGAGACCACGTGGAAGTGTGTCCTGAGGCTGGTGTCATTGTGCAGAGGCTGGCCTCTCGGATAGAGAAGGATGGTGGGGCTGCTCTGGTTGCAGATTATGGCCACGACGGAACCAAAACTGACACTTTCCGG GGTTTCCGGAATCACAAACTTCACGATGTGCTGAGTGCTCCAGGTACAGCAGACCTGACAGCAGATGTTGACTTCAGCTACCTTCGAAAGATGgcacagggaaaaacagctACGTTAGGCCCTATAAAACAGAGGGAGTTTTTAAAGAACATGGGCATTGACCTCCGACTGCAG gtGCTCTTGCAGAATTCAGGTGACACAGCAACTCGTGAGCAGTTACTTCACAGCTATGATATGCTGATGAATCCTGAGAAGATGGGGGactgttttaatttctttgcccTGCTGCCTCACCACAGACTTGTACATCCTGACAAGAAAGATAAGCCAGAATCAAAGTCTCCCCTACCACCTGTTGCTGGATTTAATGAACTGTTACTAAAGTAA
- the CEBPZ gene encoding CCAAT/enhancer-binding protein zeta yields the protein MAATLWDFGLGERRKAGGDSGEEEDDDGDEEAGGGDAGEFTLEEVLRLGGTKQDYLMLCAVDEESEMVDGGKKDTIDDLKEGELEAFVSSLGLNKYAKSCLVVEGDADDDDDDGSKEKEKPPKKEKSKKETNRPSLEGKKEKKGKEKASSVKDSKKKQAGGGQGQQPSAKKERLEEDFEFHARQAILIKPGGKWYDMEYTNEFSPEPQNQTLLSKYKALAQKLYEHETDLFKNKTDYQKGASSAWIKTVVSSGTLADRMAAMTLLIQDSAVHSLQFVENLINLIKKKGSRQQSLMALDTFKELLITDILPDNRKLWSFSQRPLNSIVQMSSGNKDSRDRRLILWYFEHHLKLQIAEFVQALETLSHDCLTATKSRALAVSHELLCNKPEQEKALLVLLVNKLGDPQNKIATKASYLLETLLHKHPNMKGVVCSEVERLLYRSNINVKTQYYAICFLNQIVLSHEESALANKLITLYFCFFRNCIKKKDVESKMLSALLCGVNRAYPYAETGDEKVKEQMNTLFKVLHLVNFSTSVQALMLLFQVMDSQQTVSDRYYAALYKKLLDPALASCSKPSMFLNLVYKSLKADVVLRRVKAFVKRLLQVTCGQMPPFICGTLYLLSELLKVKPELRAQLQDHMGSDDEECFKDQEEAEEDEEKFVDADKEVEDEKRNTMESSAKTNNSNSSASWVHHLNMGGRKGEASYDPLHRSPLYCGAESTSLWELKKLSEHFHPSVALFAKTILEGNHIQYSGDPLQDFTLMRFLDRFVYRNPKLSKGKENTSSVVMQPKKKQFMKDMQNLAVNSKEFRAKDESKIPVDEVFFHRFYSKFDKKREKQKRLDDEESVEDVDDDEFERALDTFEAADNAIVGQDDLDFAGNIKKNPKGGKKGGGSGADWEDSDDEDDFSDLDDEEVSLGSMDEDFEEDMDEEGGVFMDVSEDDDDLDSNNDKQLKSVSKKGKKKKDTNFAGSLEGSRRGKKRKLQDAGILASAEEFGYLLDENAGSKFDNIGMNAMANRDNANVKQIQWEIERDKWLHNRDVKSIIKKKKQFRHRGLKNKFKGKKSRR from the exons ATGGCGGCCACGCTCTGGGACTTCGgcctgggggagaggaggaaggcgGGCGGCGACAGCGGCGAGGAGGAGGACGACGACGGAGATGAAGAAGCAGGAGGCGGAGATGCGGGAGAGTTCACTCTGGAAGAGGTGCTGCGCCTCGGCGGCACCAAG CAAGATTACCTCATGCTGTGTGCTGTGGATGAGGAGAGTGAGATGGTGGATGGCGGCAAGAAGGACACGATCGATGACCTGAAGGAAGGGGAGCTGGAGGCGTTCGtcagctccctggggctcaACAAGTATGCAAAGAGTTGCCTGGTGGTGGAGGGGGATgcggatgatgatgatgatgatggcagcaaggagaaagagaagcctccaaagaaagagaaaagcaagaaggaaacaaatcGTCCTTCactagaggggaaaaaagaaaaaaaaggaaaggaaaaggcaagCAGTGTGAAAGACAGCAAGAAGAAGCAGGCTGGTGGTGGTCAGGGCCAGCAGCCttctgcaaagaaagaaaggctGGAAGAAGACTTTGAATTTCATGCTAGGCAAGCAATCCTGATCAAACCGGGGGGCAAATGGTATGACATGGAATACACCAATGAATTCTCTCCAGAGCCACAGAATCAGACACTTTTGTCCAAGTACAAGGCCCTGGCCCAAAAGCTGTATGAACACGAGACAGACCTGTTTAAGAATAAGACAGACTATCAGAAGGGGGCCTCTTCAGCATGGATTAAAACTGTTGTGTCCTCAGGTACCTTGGCTGACAGGATGGCAGCGATGACCCTTCTCATCCAGGACAGTGCTGTCCACAGTCTCCAATTTGTTGAGAACTTGATAAACCTCATAAAGAAAaagggcagcaggcagcagagccttaTGGCTTTAGATACTTTCAAGGAGCTTCTCATTACAGATATCTTACCAGACAATCGGAAGTTGTGGTCTTTCTCCCAGCGACCCCTTAACAGCATAGTGCAGATGTCGAGTGGCAACAAGGACTCAAGAGACAGGCGGTTGATCCTTTGGTACTTTGAGCATCACCTGAAGCTGCAGATAGCAGAGTTCGTGCAGGCCTTGGAAACACTGAGCCACGATTGCCTGACAGCCACGAAATCCCGAGCGCTGGCAGTGTCCCACGAGCTGCTCTGTAACAAGCCTGAGCAGGAGAAAGCTCTGCTGGTTCTGCTGGTGAACAAACTGGGTGACCCTCAGAACAAGATTGCCACCAAAGCCTCCTATCTTTTAGAGACACTGCTTCACAAGCATCCAAACATGAAGGGAGTAGTGTGCAGTGAGGTGGAGAGGCTTCTGTACCGCTCAAACATCAACGTGAAAACTCAATATTATGCCATCTGCTTTCTAAATCAGATAGTCCTCAGTCATGAGGAAAGTGCATTGGCTAACAAGCTGATAACTTTGTACTTCTGCTTTTTCCGGAACTGTATAAAGAAAAAGGATGTTGAATCCAAAATGCTCAGTGCTCTTCTTTGCGGGGTAAACAGAGCTTACCCTTACGCTGAGACTGGTGATGAGAAAGTGAAAGAGCAAATGAACACCTTGTTCAAAGTTCTGCATCTTGTGAACTTCAGTACCAGTGTCCAGGCCCTGATGCTGCTGTTTCAAGTGATGGACTCTCAGCAGACTGTGTCGGACAGGTACTATGCAGCACTGTACAA GAAGCTTCTAGATCCTGCTTTAGCATCGTGCTCAAAGCCATCCATGTTTCTAAACCTTGTCTATAAGTCTCTGAAGGCAGATGTTGTTTTGCGGCGTGTGAAGGCCTTTGTGAAGAGGCTGCTTCAAGTCACTTGTGGACAAATGCCACCCTTCATTTGTGGAACCCTGTACCTTCTGTCTGAGCTTCTGAAAGTAAAACCAGAGTTAAGGGCCCAGTTACAGGATCACATG ggATCAGATGATGAAGAGTGCTTTAAGGATCaagaagaggctgaagaggatGAGGAAAAATTTGTGGATGCTGACAAAGAAGTAGAAgatgaaaagagaaatacaatGGAAAGTTCTGCTAAAACAAACAATTCAAATTCATCAGCCTCGTGGGTTCATCATCTGAATATGGGAG GCAGGAAGGGTGAAGCTTCCTATGATCCTCTGCACAGAAGTCCTTTATACTGTGGTGCTGAAAGTACAAGCCTTTGGGAACTGAAGAAG ctttctgaacACTTTCATCCGTCTGTGGCCCTGTTTGCAAAAACAATTCTAGAA ggAAATCACATTCAGTACTCCGGTGACCCTTTGCAGGATTTCACGTTAATGAGGTTCTTGGATCGCTTTGTGTACAGAAATCCCAAGCTCAGCAAAGGCAAAG AAAACACCAGCAGTGTGGTCATGCAGCCAAAGAAGAAGCAGTTTATGAAGGATATGCAGAATCTTGCAG tcAACAGTAAGGAATTCCGGGCCAAAGATGAAAGCAAAATCCCAGTGGATGAAGTGTTCTTTCACAG attttattcaaaatttgataagaagagagagaaacaaaagcGTCTGGATGATGAAGAAAGTGTGGAAGATGTGGATGATGATGAATTTGAAAGAGCATTGG ATACTTTTGAAGCTGCTGATAATGCCATTGTGGGCCAGGATGACCTTGATTTTGCTGG taacattaaaaaaaatcccaagggtGGCAAGAAAGGTGGGGGATCTGGTGCTGACTGGGAGGATTCTGATGATGAAGATGACTTCAGCGATCTGGATGATGAGGAAGTCTCCTTAGGAAGTATGGATGAAGACTTTGAAGAGGATATGGATGAAGAGGGAGGTGTATTTATGGATGTGTCTGAAGATGATGATGACCTAG aCTCAAACAATGACAAGCAACTGAAATCTGTcagtaaaaaaggaaagaaaaagaaagatacgAATTTTGCGGGATCACTGGAAG GATCCAGGcgaggaaagaagagaaaactccAAGATGCTGGTATACTGGCATCTGCAGAAGAG TTTGGCTATCTGCTGGATGAAAATGCTGGCTCTAAGTTTGACAATATCGGAATGAATGCCATGGCCAACAGAGATAATGCGA ATGTCAAACAGATCCAGTGGGAAATAGAGCGTGACAAGTGGCTTCACAACAGGGATGTGAAAAGCATCatcaaaaagaagaaacagttCAGGCACAGAGGGCTGAAAAACAAGTTCAAAGGCAAGAAATCAAGACGATGA